One segment of Castanea sativa cultivar Marrone di Chiusa Pesio chromosome 3, ASM4071231v1 DNA contains the following:
- the LOC142627127 gene encoding protein RICE SALT SENSITIVE 3 produces MDEHLNPLAVTHLLQHTLRSLCLHENSQWVYAVFWRILPRNYPPPKWDGQGAYDRSRGNRRNWILVWEDGFCNFAASSAVDINSGDCPGSSVYGNCEFQQYQGLQPELFFKMSHEIYNYGEGLIGKVAADHSHKWIHKEPSDQEINFLSAWHNSADSHPRTWEAQFQSGIKTIALIAVREGVVQLGAIHKVIEDLSYVVLLRKKFGYIESIPGVLLPHPSSTAYPFKVDGYSTPEAWHFQGTSTTTVAPSGAEFFDQYNLPLKITPSMSSLEALLSKLPSVVPPTTPSQQPVQFMPCLRPLEFIGIEKVAKEEIDEDTYRPEHDVGESSSSAYRRQQQFHQNQQDENVTSSGLNNGF; encoded by the exons ATGGATGAACATCTCAACCCATTAGCTGTTACTCATCTCCTACAACACACCCTCAGAAGTCTATGCCTCCATGAAAATTCTCAGTGGGTTTATGCAGTCTTCTGGAGGATCCTACCAAGAAATTACCCCCCACCCAA ATGGGATGGACAAGGAGCTTATGACAGGTCAAGAGGAAACAGGAGAAACTG GATATTGGTTTGGGAAGATGGTTTCTGCAATTTTGCTGCTTCATCAGCAGTTGATATAAATTCAGGAGATTGCCCTGGCTCATCAGTTTATGGGAACTGTGAGTTTCAACAATACCAAGGTCTGCAACCAGAGCTGTTTTTCAAGATGTCCCATGAGATCTACAACTATGGAGAAGG TTTGATAGGAAAAGTAGCTGCAGATCATAGTCACAAGTGGATACACAAAGAGCCAAGTGACCAAGAAATTAATTTCTTGTCAGCATGGCACAACTCAGCGGATTCA CACCCTAGGACATGGGAAGCACAGTTCCAATCTGGTATAAAG ACCATAGCTTTGATTGCAGTTAGAGAAGGTGTTGTCCAGTTAGGAGCCATTCACaag GTGATTGAAGACCTGAGCTACGTTGTTCTACTAAGAAAGAAATTCGGCTACATTGAAAGCATCCCAGGTGTGCTTTTACCCCACCCATCTTCCACAGCATACCCTTTCAAAGTTGATGGATACAGCACCCCAGAAGCATGGCATTTCCAAGGCACTTCAACTACTACCGTTGCACCTTCAGGAGCCGAATTCTTTGACCAATACAACCTGCCTTTGAAAATAACACCTTCCATGAGCAGCCTTGAAGCCCTTCTTTCAAAGCTTCCCTCAGTTGTTCCACCCACTACACCTTCACAGCAGCCAGTACAGTTTATGCCATGTTTAAGGCCATTGGAGTTTATAGGAATTGAAAAAGTGGCCAAAGAGGAGATTGATGAAGACACATATAGGCCAGAACATGATGTGGGTGAGAGCAGTAGTTCTGCATATAGGCGTCAACAACAATTCCATCAGAACCAGCAAGATGAGAATGTAACTAGCAGCGGACTCAACAATGGATTTTAA